The Chloroflexota bacterium nucleotide sequence ATGGCATCATGAAGCGCCGTCTTCGGACGAACGGCGACGTGGACGAGCATCCCTACATCTTTCCCAACATCCTGCGCGTCTTCACCGAGACGCAGATCCGGGTCCCGGTCGACGATACCCACACCCAGATCTTTCGGGTCGGATTTGAGCCAACACCCGATGGAAGCGTTATCGAGGATGAAGATGAGTCGTCGGTGAAGTATGTTGCGCCATATAAGAGCCCACCCGACGGCATTCATCCGGAGGCGAGGTTCGACACGCGTATCGAAGTCCAGGCGCAGGACCACATGGCGTGGGAGACCCAGGGACAGATCGCAGACCGCACGGCGGAACGGCTGGCGACGAGCGATCGCGGGATCGTGATGCTGCGGGAGATGATGTTCGAGAACATCGCGAGAGTACAGCAAGGGCTCGACCCACTGAACGTGATTCGAGACCCGAACCACGCCGTGATCGACACGAACGTGGACAACGAGTTTCGGCGGCCCGAGCGTCGGGCGCGCGCGCTGGCCTAGCTCGTGAGCCACCTGGCTATCTGCTCCCCAACGGCGTGGGTGGCAGAACGGTCATGCTGATCGTAGCGAAGCATCGCCGTCGAGCGAGATCCTTCGCACAGTGCCCCAGCCAGATCGTGCGCGTCCTCACGGGGGCTGTAATGCTCACCCTCGTCGTGGCGTGCACGTCCCAGAGCTCGTCCTCTTATTCGTCACGTCCAAACGCGGAGGGGCAATCGCCCGGAGCGCTAAAGCGAGTCGTCGCCGCCGTGCAAAGCAACCCGCCCACGCTGAATTCACGGGTGGGCTCGACCGTTGGTGGGTCGCAACCGGGCGTCGACGCCATCGAGGAGCTGCTGAACGTGGGGATGTCCACGCCGGACGCCCACGGAGTGCTCCAGGCGCGGCTGGCGGAGGAGGTCCCAACGGTCGAGAACGGCCACTGGATCGTCACGTCCGACGGGCGGATGGAGACGACGTGGACGATCCGGCCAAACGCCCAGTGGCACGACGGCGTACCGGTTACGGCGGACGATATGGTTTTCACCGTCCAGGTCGGACAGGATCGCGAGATACCCGTCTTTCGCGACCCGACGTACGACATCGTGGAGTCCGTCGATGCGCTGGATGCCCGCACGGTACGCGTACGCTGGTCCGGACCGTACATTCGCGCCGACTCGATGTTCTCGCGGGCCATCGCGCTGCCGCTCCCGAAGCACATCCTGGCGGACCCGTATACCTACGACCGGGCCGGGTTTCTCGACCTCTCGTACTGGAGCGGCGAGTTCATCGGTACCGGGGCGTTTCGGGTCAAGGAGTTCGAGCGCGGCGCCTCCCTTACGGTGAGCGCTAACGATGCCTACGTCCTCGGGCGGCCAAAGATCGACGAGATTGAGATTCGATTCATCCCCGATAACGCGGCGGTCGTCGCGAACCTGCTCGCGGATTCCGTCGAAGTGACGCTCGGGCGGAGTCTGTCCCTCGAGCAGGGCGTCAACCTCCGCGATCAATGGCGCGATGGCACCGTCGACATCGCGTCACAAAGCTGGATGGCGCTGTACCCACAGCTTCTTACGCCACATCCCGCGATCATCGGCGAGGCTGCGTTTCGTCGCGCTTTGCTCGATGGGATCGACCGACAGGAGATGGCGGATACGCTCGAATTCGGGATGGTCCCCGTAGCGCACGTGTACGTCAGCCCCCAGGACGCTGAATTCAACGAGATACTGCCCAGCGTCGTGAAGTATGAATACGATCCGCGATCCGCAAAGCAGCGGCTGTCACAGCTGGGGTTCGAGACTGGGGCCGATGGCAGTTATCGGGATGCGGCCGGAACCGCTCTGGGTGTCCAGATCCAGGTCACGTCGAGCCTCGAGGCCCAGGTTAAGTCGGCGTTCTCCGTGGCGGACTACTGGCAGAAGCTGGGGATCGGCGTCGGTGTCGACGTCGTCCCTCCGCAGCGCGCGACGGACGCGGAGTACCGCGCCACATTCTCCGGCTTCGCTCTCGTACGCCAGCCCAACGACGTCGATGCCATCACGCGCGCCCACAGCCGCACGACGCCCCTTCCCGAGAACAACTTCACCGGTCTCAACCGCACGCGATACCGGAATCCCGAGTTCGACGCACAGATCGACAGCTACACCACGACGATTCCGTTCGCGGATCGGATGCGCGTGCTCGGCCAGATCGTTCATTTCATGACCGACCAGGTCCTGTGGATGGGGCTGTTTTATGAGACCGAGCCGACGGCGATTGCCAAGCGGCTCAAGAACGTCACGGCGCGAAGTCAGAAATCCGTCCAGACCTGGAACGCCCACGATTGGGACGTATCGAGCTAATGTGATCTGGAGGGGAACATCATATGGCTGACCGACGATCCATCTTTCTTTCGCGCGAAGGGCCGCGACGCCAGGAGGCCGGTTCGGCTCCTATCCCCGAGGGGTCCCGGATCGGCAACGTCGTAGCGTCATCCCTCCTTCACGGGATCAACTGGGATGTCCGCGACATGAGCCGAACCGATCCGGAGGAGCAGGCCCGCGAGGTGTTCCGCGCGGTCGAGCAGTTCATGGCCAACGCCGGCGGCACCACCGAAAACATCGTCCAGCTCACCGTGTATCTCAAGGACGAGCAGTACCGGAAGGCGATCAACGCCGAGTGGCTGAAGATGTTCCCGAACCCGGAGAGCCGACCCGGGCGGATCGTCGTCTACCGCGATTTTCCCAACAGCAACCTGTTTTTCGAAGTCTCGGTCCTTGCAGTCCTGTAGGACCGGGTCCTGAGACTCGAGCGCTCCCGCGATGCGATTTCATGTCGTGATGCTGCCGAACTACGTGGTTGGTGTCGACCCGCCGTTCGCGAACTACTATCGGGAGCTGCTCGAGCAGATCGCGCTGGCGGAGGATCTTGGCTTCGACTGCTTCTGGTTCACCGAGCACCACTTCATGCAGTACGGAGGTCCCAGCCCGAACCCAGCCGCGCTCATTGCCGCAGCCGCTGCCCGTACGTCTCGGATTCGGCTCGGCTGCTCCGTCTCAGTTCTCCCGCTCCGGCACCCCGTGCACATTGCCGAGGATTACGCGCTCGCCGATGCGCTGTCCGGTGGCCGCCTGGAGTTCGGCATGGGCGTGGGAAACAATCCGCGCGAGTACGACGTGTTCGGCGTGGACATCGCCGAGGCGCGCGACCGGTTTGAGGAGGCGCTGGAGGTGATCCTGGGCGCATGGACGCATGAGCGCTATAGCCATAAGGGCCGGTTCTGGCAATTCGACGATCTCACGATCTTCCCACGCCCGATCCAGGAGCCGCACCCGCCCCTCTGGATCGCCGGCCTCTCGGAGACATCGCTGAGCCGGGCCGGCCAGCGCGGATACAACATCATGACCGTCGCCCATCCGCGCCCACCGGCTGAGGTTCGCCCGGGCGTTGCCGCGTGGCGAAGCAACCTCGCAGACGCTGGCTTCAGCCCGACCGATCGCCACTGCCTCATCCACCTTCGGGCCTACGTCGACGAGGACGCGCGTCGCGCGGGTGAGCTGGGCCAGGCTGCCATTGCGCGGTACAACGCGCTGTCTCGCGTCGGACTCGGCCGTCCAGCCCGACCCGATGAGAGCGACTGGGAGGGCATGCTCGCCGCAGGCCGAAACGTGTATGGCACCCCAAAACAGTGCGTCGAGATCCTGCGACGGACGATGAAAAACTTCGACTTCGACATCTTCGGCATGCAGTTCAGCTTCGGCGGGCTCCCACACGCCGACGTGGTGAAGTCGATGCGTCTTTTTGCCCGTGCAGTCATGCCCGCGTTCGGCTGATGCCTCGGCTCCGCACGCATGGCGACTGCGGAGCACAGCGGTGTCGATACGCGCTCGGCGCGCACCGCGCCGTCGTTGGATGAAGGAGGTTCCGTGGTGCGCTCTTCACCATTCGAGTCGCTGGCCGACTATATCTCGTCGGCCCTGTCGCGACCGCTGCCGCCCGAAGTGCAAGAGAAGACCTCCTTCCACATCCTCGACACGGTCGCTGCGATGGTCACAGGGTCGCGCCTCCGCCCCGGCCGCGCCGCTATCGACTTCATCCGCACCCAGGGCGGTACGCAGGAGGCGACGGTGGTCGGGTCGCCCATCGTCACCACCGCGATCAACGCGGCGCTGGCGAACGGAATGTTGGCGCACTCTGACGAGACCGACGACTCCCATGCTCCATCCTTGACCCACCCGGGCTGCGCCATTGTGCCGGCCGCGCTTGCTGTCGCGGAGCGCCAGCAGTCGACGGGCGAGGCGTTCATCCGCGCCGTCGCGCTGGGATACGACGTGGGCTGCCGTGTCGCACGGGCAATGGGGGGGATCGACGCCCGGGGATGGCACGGGCATGCGACGCACACCATCGGCCCAATGTTCGGCTCGGCCGCGGCGGCGGCCGCCCTGCTCAAGCTCGATTCCGTCGGCGTTCGGTACGCGCTATCGTTCACGGCCCAGCAGGCCTCGGGCATCACCTCCTGGGTGCGAGACCTGGAACACGTGGAGAAGTCCTTCGTCTTCGGTGGGAACGGCGCGCGCAGCGGTGTGACCGCTGCGCTCTTCGTCGCTTCCGGAATGACGGGCGAGGAGAACGCGTTCGACGGGGAGAACGGCTTCCTGGAGGTCTTTTGCCCGAGGGGCGAGCAGTTTCCCGAGCTGGTGTCTACCCTCGGCTCGCACTACGAGATCTCCTTGACGAACATCAAGAAATTTTCGGTTGGATCGCCGATCCAGGCGGCGGCCGAGGCGATGACCGCCCTGGTGACAGAGCACAGCCTGACTGCGTCCGACGTGCGTTCCGTCGACGTTCTGCTGCCTCCCCAGGGGGCGCGCGTTGTCGATGGGCGAACGATGCCCGACGTCAATCTCCAGTACTGCATCGCGTCCATCCTCCTCGACGGAGGGAAGCTCACCTTCGCGGCTACGCACTCCTACGATCGCCTGAACGACCCGGCCATCACTGGACTGATGGAGCGCGTGAGCCTCGCCGGCAACCCGGATTTCGCGGGCATGGAGAGCCAGCGCCCGGCAACGGTTCGCGTCCACACCAACCAGGGCTCGGTCCTCGAACGGCACGTGCCGGCAGTCAAAGGCACGCGGGACAACCCCATGACGCGGGACGAGGTCTTGGCAAAGGCCGTGGATCTGATCGGCAGCGTGTACGGCGAGAAGCGCGCCACGGAAGCCGCGCACGCGATCCTCGATCTGACCGGGCTTCAGTCCATTGCGGCGCTCCGCCCCCTCCTGGCCAATTAGCGACGGCGACCGGGCAACTCGGCGGGCAACTCCCCGCGATCGGGGCGGATGCGGCGCCCTACAGGTAGCCGGCCTCGCGCCAATAGCGTTCGGCCGCCGGGTGGAGCGGGACCTTCAGCGGGGCTGCCTGGGTGTCCCGGCACATCTCGTCGATAGGAAGATCGCGGGGCTCCTGCCAGATGATCGCCGACTTGCGGGCGTCCAACGCCTGGCAGAACCGGTAGATCATGTCGTCGGGCGCGTCGGCGCGCGTGTAGATCGGCCAGCCGCTGAAGTCGAGAGCCGGTACGTCTGAGTCGAGGTTTGGAAACCGCGACCTGGGAATCGGCGAACGATGGAAGCCAACGTCGTCCATAGCTTGAAGCACCGATTCCTCCAGGGGGAGGAGATGCATTCCCAGATCGCCGAGCTGTGGAATGAAGGAGAGCACGGCTTCGTCGAAGATGGCGTCGACCTCGCCGCTCAAGACCTGGCTGGTCCGTTCGCGCTGAAATGACATGTGCGAGCTGGGCACGACGGCCCCGCCCCATGACACGATGTCCGCCACGCTGAAGTCGTAGCAGGCCAGCACCTGGTCGATGTAGAGGTGGGTGGCGTGGTCGGGCTGGCGGCGGAGCGACATCTTCAGTGGATAACGCTGCTCCTTGATGTCGGCCAGCGAGCGGAGGCCCGTGCGGTCCGCGACGGCGAAGGCCAGCCAATCGAGCGACGGAATAACGGCGATGGCGCGCACGGGCATCGGCTTCGACCACGCCGCCTTCCCGCGATACGCGGCGGCCAACGGCCCGGCGGGGTTCATGAGCGCGATGTCCACTTCCCCGCGAACGACCTGGTCTACGACCTGGTAGGAATCGCTGCCGAAGAGCGTCGCCGCCCAGGCCTGCTGTCCCTGGGTCCGCATCTGAACGCGGGATTGATCGAAACGAAAGCCGGGCTGGCGGACCATCTCGGCGGTCGCCTCGAGGATCAAGGACGATCGAGTGACGGCCGGGACGGATGTGGTTGGTCGTTCAGCCACCGGTGGGCGCTCCTTCAATGCAATTGGATCGATGCGTGGGACTCTCGTGCTCGTGGTCGGGAACGGGTTCAGCGGTCAGCGGAGATTCGGCATGACTTCTTTTGCGAACAGTTCTAGGCTGCGCATCGCCTGATCGGGCTCCATCGTCCCGAAGGGGAGGTATGTCAGGAACCGGCCGACGCCCAGCGCCTTCTGCTGCTCTTTGATCAGCCGCGTGACGGTATCCGGGCTTCCGGCCACGAGATATCCGTCCTCGATCACCCGTTCATACCGGGCGTCCTCGCCGATGGGCATCGCCCGGTGCCCTGCGGACTTGTACGCGTAGCTTCGATCGCTGATCCGGAGGCGCTGCCGCTCGCGCGTTTGGGGATCGTGCACCCCTGCGCCGATGTTGCTGTAGAACTGGAAGGCGTGGGCCTCGACCTCTTCGCGCGCCTGGGCGTCGGTGTGGGCCACATACACTTGACGACTCACGCCGGTGTCTTCTGGCCGCGGGGTCCAGCCGCACTGCTCCTGGGCGTATTTTCGGTAGTAGCCGAGAGTCTCAGCGATCTGCTCGGTCGGCGAGAAGCTCGTGAGGAGCCCCGCGTGGTGGCTCGCCGCCCATTCAATGCTCTCCGCGCTGTTGGCTGCCGCTACGATGGGCGGGTGCGGCTGCTGGACCGGCCGAGGAATGATGGACACTTCATCGTAGTCGTAGTGCTCGCTGTGCCACGCAAACGGCTCCGGCTCCGTCCATGCCTTCACGATCAGCTCCCACGACTCCTCCCACATGGACCGCGCCTCGCTGTTGTCCACGAGGTAGGCGTGGGTCTCTCGTGCTGTGCCCCGCAGGAAGCCGCTGACGAGGCGCCCGTGGGAGAGGACGTCGATCATCGCCAGCTCCTCCGCCACGCGGACCGGGTGTCCGTGGATGGGAAGGCAATTGCCCATGAGGACGATCCTGGTGTTGGATGTGTGCGTCGCCACGGCGGCGGCGATCAGGTTGGGCGACGGGGCAGTCCCATTGAAGGCGAAGTGGTGCTCGGCGAGGCACACGCCGTCGTAGCCAAGCTCGTCGGCCCGCTTCAGGAGCGCGAGGTGGCCGTCGTACAGCTTCATGCCCAGCTTCCGGTCGTACATGGACGCAGGGAACGGGTAGGGGATCTCCCATTGGCGGTATGGCCACATCATGATGTCGAATAGCCAGATTTCCATCGCCTCACTCCTCCGCGGAGCTCGCTGTCACGAGCTGAGCTGCATTGCATGCTGGTACGTTCCGATGGCCACCCGATGATACGCTTATTGGCGGCCAGTTGCGTGATTCTCATTGGCTCCATAAACTGGCCATCGATGATCACAGAGCGTCGGACCATCTGGCGTATGAGGAGCGCGAGTCTATGAACGACGGCCTCCGGTGGTTGGACTGCGACATGCACATGGCGGAGCCATGGAACCTGTGGCATCGATACGTCGATCCGCGCTTCCGTGGCGACATCGAGGCGCTCACGGGCGTACCGGAGGGCTACAATCCCCTCACCCATGGTCCGGCCGCCAACATCCGTGAGATTCGGCAAACGCGGGTCCATCTCTTCGACGATTACCTTGGTCCGGACGGCGTCTCCATCGATGCGGCCGGGCAGCTTCGGGCCATGGATCGAGAGGGGATCGACGCGGCGATTCTCTTTCCGACGATAGCGCTCTCGTCTCCACGCACGGCTGATCCTGACGCGGCGATGGCCGTGCGCCGCGCCTTCAACGATTGGCTGCATGAATTCTGCGCCTTCGACCCCTCGCGCCTGAAACTGAACGCGGTCATCGCCACGGGCGACGCGGTCGCCGCAGCGAAGGAGATTCGCCGGGCGCGACAGGAGCTCGGGGCCGTCAGCATCCTGCTGGACCCGCGACCTGACGGCGCGCCGTTCGACGATCCGGTGTACGAGCCGATCTGGGCCGCTGCGGAAGAGGTCGGTTTGGCGGTGGACTTTCACAACGGCATTCCACGCCAGATGGAGGCCCGCTACGGGGATCGGCCCACACATCTGTTCGTCCACGCTTCCGCTCGGCCAGTTGGGCACATGTGCACCTTCATGGAGCTGCTGGTGGGCGGCGTTCTCGAACGCCATCCTCGGCTGCGGGTCGCTTTTCTCGAGTGCGGCGCGTCGTGGGTGCCGTACTGGCTGTTTCGACTCGAGGAGGAGTGCGAAAAGTTCCGGAGCCGCCACCCCGGGATCGATGAGAACGTGCGGCTGCGGCCCGTCGAATATTGGCGCCGGCAGTGCTTCTGCTCGGTCGAGGTGAGCGAGTGGACGCTACCGGGCGTCATCGCCACCATCGGCGACGACAACTTGGTTGTGTCATCGGATTTTCCGCACTTTGACTCGGAGTTCCCGGAGGCAGGTCGTCACTTCGTGAGTCTCGAGGGAGTCAGTCGCGCGGCGAAGCAGAAGATCATGTGGGACAATTGCGCGCGCCTCTACGGGCTCGACTGATCGCCAGCGGCCGCACCCCTCCTCCCTCCCAGGCCGCGGCCGGGGAGGGCACCACCCGAGCCCTCGCTAAGCCAGGGAGGGTGGGCTGGCGCGTCACTCGACGATCGTGGTGGTGGTGCCGGCCCGCGTAAGCGAGATGTGCGACATGGCCGAGTGCTCCGTCGCGCCGTGCCAGTGCTTCTCACCAGCCATCACATGCACGACGTCGCCTGCGTGGATCTCGATCTGTTGTCGCTCGTCGGCCACGTATCCCGCGCCGTAGGTGACGAAAAGGACCTGGTCGCCGGAGTGCACGTGCCACCTGTTTCGCGAGCCGATCTCGAAGTTGATGACGGTGAGAGTGAAGTCCTGGCTGTCGCTCAAGAGCGGCTGGCGCGTGACGTCGCCGACGAAGATCGGCGCGGAGTCCTGCTGCGGTTTCACCTCGGACGGCCGGATACGTCTCACGGTACCTCTCCTTTCGTCCTGACAGCGCACGTTCTCGCGGCGCGCGATGCGCGAGACGCTTTCCGTGTCCGCTCAGGTCGAGGAAAGTGTACCCCGAGGTGGGCGCCACCGAGATCCGTGATCGCTATGCCGCAGGAACCGTCGTTACGCGATCAGTGGATGGCGGCGCGGCGTCCCATTCTCGCAGGATCGCGTCGATCTGCTGGCCTTCCACCGTCTCGTGGGCGATGAGGGCCGCGGCCAGCGCATCCAACACACCACGATGGGATTCGAGCGTGTGACGGGCGTTCGCGTACGCCTCGTCGATGATGGCGCGCACCGAGCGGTCGAGGGCCTCGGCCGTCGCCTCCGCATATTCGCGAGGTTGGCCGATCTCGCGTCCGAGAAACGGGTGCGTCTCGCCGAGACCGTAGGAGACTGGGCCCACTTCGCGGCTCATGCCCCACACGCCGACCATGCGCCGCGCGAGGGCGGTCGCCTGCTTCAAGTCGTTCTCCGCGCCGGTGGTCGGCTGGTTGAAGACGAATTCCTCGGCAGCGCGGCCGCCCAACATGACCGCGATCCGCCCCAGGAGATATTCCCGCGGATAATTGTGTCGCTCCTCCTCCGGGAGTTGCTCGGTAGCGCCCAGCGCCCGGCCGTGGGGAATGATCGTGACCTTGTTGACGGGGTCAGCGCCAGGCGTCAGCTTGGCGACCAGGGCGTGGCCGCTCTCGTGATACGCGACCAGCCGCCGCTCATCCTCACTCAGCGGGATCGCCTGTCGCGTCCCGAGCACGATCTTGTCCATGGCCTCGTCGAAGTCGCGCATCCCAACCTCGCGCGCGTTCCGCCGCGCCGCCTGGAGCGCGGCCTCGTTGGCGAGGTTCGCCAGGTCGGCGCCGGAGAATCCCGGCGTGCGGCGCGCAAGGTTCGCCAAAGCAACGTCCGGCGCGAGGGGCAGGTGGCGGGTATGAATGCCGAGAATCGCCTCGCGCCCGGCGCGATCCGGCAGTCCGAGCGTCACCTGGCGATCGAATCGCCCGGGACGTAGCAGGGCCGGGTCGAGCACGTCCGGCCGGTTGGTCGCGGCAAGCACGATCACGTGCGTCTGGTCGTCGAATCCGTCCATCTCGACGAGAAGCTGGTTCAGCGTCTGCTCGCGCTCATCGTTGCCGCCGCCGAGACCAGCGCCGCGCTGGCGGCCCACGGCGTCGATCTCGTCGACGAAGACGATCGATGGGGCCTCCCGCTTGGCTCGCGTGAATAGGTCGCGCACCCGACTTGCGCCCACGCCCACGAACATCTCGACGAACTCCGAGGCCGAGATGCTGAAAAAGGGCACCGCCGCCTCGCCCGCGATGGCGCGTGCCAGGAGCGTCTTGCCGGTTCCCGGAGGGCCGACCAAGAGGACTCCGCGAGGCAGGCGAGCGCCCAACGCCTGGTACCGCTGGGGTTCCTTCAAAAAGCTGACGATCTCCTGCAGCTCCGCCTTGGCTTCTTCGGCTCCGGCCACGTCGGCGAACGTAACCTTGGGGCGCTCGCTACTGTACTTGCGGGCTCGGCTGGCGCCGAACCCGAAGAGCGATTGCTGACCACGTTGGGCCTGCCGCCCCATCATGAACAGCAGCCCGACAAAGAGGAGCATGGGCAGGAAGTTCACCGCCAGCTCCAGCAACCACGAGCCGCCGCTGGTGTCCTTCGCGGACACCGATACGCCCTGCTGGTCGAGGAGCGGAAGCAGACGCTGGTCCTCGATGGGTGGCAACACCGTTGTGAATCGCGCGTATGTCTGCTGGCTAGCTGCCGTGGGTTGGGCAGTCGCCTGGCTCTGCGGAGCGGGCTGCTGGGGCGGCCACGCGATGGGTTGCTTGAACATGCCATCAACGTTCTGGCCGGAAATAGTGACCGACGCCACTTGACCCGCTCGAACCTGGCCGATGAACTCGGTATAGGTCAGCGCGACCTGGGGCGCCGACTTAGGGACGAAGAACTCGTATCCGTTCCACAGCAAGGTGACGAGGAGGAGGATCCACCAGAGCCAAAGGGGGAGGAAAGGACGCGGGGGCCGTGGCTGCTTCGAGCGCTCATTGGTCGACGGGCCGTTCTTTTTGTTGCTCGCGGGCGGGCTTGCGTCCATCCTTGACTACCTCGCAGGCGGTACGCGGGCGCAACCACGCTCGCGCCGCCGTTCCTGCCTCGATACTAATCGATGGGGTGCCGAGACGTCTCATCGTGATCGCCGCTCGCGTGGTATGCTGGCGGTCGCGAGATACGCCAGCCCCCCGAGATCGGCAACTTCCGCCAAATAGGTATCCCGCGAGGGAGCCCGAGATGAGCCGCACCCACGATCACCCCCACGATTCGTTCTCCCACGCGCATGACGACGGCGACGGCAGCCCGCGCGCAACGCACGGGCCGTCGGTCCACAGCCACGCGCATGAGTCGGCGGCACACATCCATGCCCACGGCCATGCGCACGACCACTGGCACGACGAGGACGAATTCCACGACCACCACGGCGAAGACCTCTCGCCGGAAGAGCAGCAGGAGCTTGCCGAGCGGCTTTGGCGACTCGAAAACGTCGAGCTTCGAACTGTGGGCGTCGACATCGGATCGTCGACGTCCCACCTGATGTTTGCCGAGGTTCACCTGCGCCGGCTCTCCGATGCCCTCTCGAGCCGATTCGTCGTCGTGCGCCGCGAGGTGCTCTGGCGGTCCGCGATCGAGATCACGCCGTACCGGGCGGACGACACGATCGACACGGATGCGCTCGAGGCGTTCATCGAGCGCGCATACCGCGACGCGGGGATCCGGCGAGACGCGATCGACAGCGGCGCCGTTATCCTGACGGGCGAGGCGCTCAAGCGGAAGAACGCCGAGGCGATCGCTCACCTGTTCGCCGCCGAGTCCGGAAAATTCGTGTGTGCGCTCGCCGGGCACCACATGGAGGCATCGCTCGCGGCGCATGGGTCGGGCGCGGTAGCGATCTCGCGGCGCAACCGTTCGACGGTTCTGAACGTTGACATTGGCGGCGGCACGTCCAAATTCGCGCTGATCAGGGACGGCGAGATCGTCTCCACGGCGGCTATCGCCATCGGCGGGCGCCTCGTCGCGCTCGATGACGCTGGCCGTGTGACGCGGCTCGAAGAGCCAGGGCGATTCGCGGCGGAGGCCGCGGGACTACAGATCGCGCTCGGCGAGCCAGTCTCGCCTGACGCCAGGATGCGCCTCGTCCGGTACTGGGTCGACGCGCTGGTGCGGATCGTCAACGGCGAGGAGATCGCCGACGAGACGGCGCGACTGTTCGTTACAGACCCTATCGTCCTTCGGGAGCCCATTGATTCAATCTCGTTCTCCGGCGGCGTATCAGAGTACGTCTACGGGCGCGAGCGCGCCGCGTACCAGGACCTGGGTGCCGCGCTGGGCCATGAGCTTGCGGCCGCTCTGGGGGTCGGTCGGATCCCACACCGGCTGGCAGATCCGGGCGAGGGAATTCGCGCAACGGTGATTGGAGCGTCCCAGTTCACCGTGCAGCTCAGCGGGAGCACGATTTCGGTGTCCAACCGGTCCGTGCTCCCGCTGCGCAACCTCCCGGTCGTGTATCCGCGAATCGATCTGTCCCAAGAGATCACCCCCGAGCATGTCTCTCGCGCCATCGACGCCGCCCTCCGGCGCATGGACGTCGCCGATGCCGCGGTTGCGCTCGGGCTCCGCTGGCCCGGTGACCCGCTGTACCGTCGCCTTCGCGTTCTGGCGCAGGGAATCGCAGGCGCGATGGCTCCGTTCCTCGAACAGCGATTGCCCCTGGTCCTCTTGTTCGATCGCGACGTTGGTCGGACCCTGGGGGAGATCCTGCGGCGCGATCTTGACGTCGCCTGCGACGTGATCTCGATTGACGGAATGGACTTGAAGGAGTTCGACTTCGTGGACATCGGAGAGGTCGTGGAGGCGAGCAACGTAGTCCCCGTGGTGATCAAGTCGCTGCTGTTTGCTGGACGCGAAAGTATCCCGTCACGTTGAATAGCCAAGACGCACTCGCGGCGTTAGGAGGAGACATGGCTTCCGGACCGATCGAGCCTTTCTACGAGTGGCAGCTTGGGGAAGAGATTCCCATCATCACCGGCCTCATCATCGACGATCTCAACGAGGTCGAGCTGGCGCCGTGGGATCGTATGGGCGGCAAAGGGGCATTCCTGAATCTCGGCACGCGGCCAAGCTCGCAGACCAGCGCCTACCTATGTGAGATCGAGCCGGGGGGATCCCTGAAACCCCAGTCACACCTGTTCGACGAGTACGTCTACGTGGTCAGTGGGCGCGGTGCGACGACGGTTTGGGTCGAGGATCGACCAAAGCAGCTCATCGAATGGCAGGAAGGGAGCTTCCTGGCCATCCCCTTGAACGCTCGGCACCAGCACTTCAACACGAGCGATGCTCCCGCGCGCTTTCTCGCGTACCATGATGCGCCCACGGTGATGAACCGGTTCCGAAATGAGCGGTTCGTCTTCGACAACCCCTTCGTGTTCGACGATCGCTTTTCGGGCGAGGCCGGCTATTTCAGTGGGGAGGGAACGCTGGAGAGCGTGCCCGGCAAGTCATTTCGGGTGTGGAAGACCAATTTCGTGCCGGATGCGCGAGGAATCAAGCTATACGAGTGGAAGGAGCGCGGCGCAGGCGGGCTGAACATCATGCTGGAGATGGCCGAGTCCCGCATCCACACGCACATCTCGCAATTTCCTGTCGGCACCTACAAGAAAG carries:
- a CDS encoding ethanolamine ammonia-lyase reactivating factor EutA, which produces MSRTHDHPHDSFSHAHDDGDGSPRATHGPSVHSHAHESAAHIHAHGHAHDHWHDEDEFHDHHGEDLSPEEQQELAERLWRLENVELRTVGVDIGSSTSHLMFAEVHLRRLSDALSSRFVVVRREVLWRSAIEITPYRADDTIDTDALEAFIERAYRDAGIRRDAIDSGAVILTGEALKRKNAEAIAHLFAAESGKFVCALAGHHMEASLAAHGSGAVAISRRNRSTVLNVDIGGGTSKFALIRDGEIVSTAAIAIGGRLVALDDAGRVTRLEEPGRFAAEAAGLQIALGEPVSPDARMRLVRYWVDALVRIVNGEEIADETARLFVTDPIVLREPIDSISFSGGVSEYVYGRERAAYQDLGAALGHELAAALGVGRIPHRLADPGEGIRATVIGASQFTVQLSGSTISVSNRSVLPLRNLPVVYPRIDLSQEITPEHVSRAIDAALRRMDVADAAVALGLRWPGDPLYRRLRVLAQGIAGAMAPFLEQRLPLVLLFDRDVGRTLGEILRRDLDVACDVISIDGMDLKEFDFVDIGEVVEASNVVPVVIKSLLFAGRESIPSR
- a CDS encoding cupin domain-containing protein, producing MASGPIEPFYEWQLGEEIPIITGLIIDDLNEVELAPWDRMGGKGAFLNLGTRPSSQTSAYLCEIEPGGSLKPQSHLFDEYVYVVSGRGATTVWVEDRPKQLIEWQEGSFLAIPLNARHQHFNTSDAPARFLAYHDAPTVMNRFRNERFVFDNPFVFDDRFSGEAGYFSGEGTLESVPGKSFRVWKTNFVPDARGIKLYEWKERGAGGLNIMLEMAESRIHTHISQFPVGTYKKGHVDPTVRGSDPGGGSFLMILEGVGFTLVWGPGDNEFKRLDWKRNSLLISPSGWYHQHFNVGPTPARYLAMTGGGRGGTNNRQNTFADVSEREGGGQIEYPDENPEIHRIFEEALHQHGATCRMRHLSPFCTAEDESAIPA